A region from the Acanthochromis polyacanthus isolate Apoly-LR-REF ecotype Palm Island chromosome 23, KAUST_Apoly_ChrSc, whole genome shotgun sequence genome encodes:
- the snx15 gene encoding sorting nexin-15: MSRKAKEEYYRFFTVSDPRTHEKGHTEYKVTARFVSKRHPEDVKEVVVWRRFSELKKLHGELAYTHRNLFRRQEDFPPFPRAQVFGRFDEAVIEERRNAAETMLLFTTSIPALYNSPQLKDFFRGGEVTRPLDPSPLSSAGPLPPPLIPLPKRRASDCEPAEEEEGREAPTLPQDLGTNLSLEVGEPEVAAEAYSEIGGSPTEEEGEELSDAELDDRVPSPEPSPARNHRQSEETQEEFDALFDSVAEEQIPSPKEDVPPPLSDNDLAVFDPCYKEDRSNSSTDHSELFSLPPASLNGGEAGYLNQAASELTAAMEREKEGEFSSAIRGYRTAVDILITGVQGDPDPVRKESVMRRTAQYLKHAEMLVDRHSSPTHTHTPTHTHAQDP; the protein is encoded by the exons ATGTCCCGGAAAGCCAAAGAAGAATATTATCGCTTCTTTACCGTCAGCGACCCACGTACACACGAGAAGGGGCACACCGAGTACAAAGTGACAGCGAGG TTTGTGTCCAAGCGTCATCCCGAAGATGTGAAGGAGGTGGTTGTGTGGAGGAGGTtctcagagctgaagaagctcCATGGAGAGTTGGCTTACACCCACAGGAACCTGTTCAGAAGACAGGAGGACTTTCCACCTTTTCCTCGTGCACAAGTTTTTG GAAGGTTTGACGAGGCTGTGATTGAAGAGAGGAGGAACGCAGCAGAAACCATGCTTCTGTTTACTACCAGCATACCTGCACTCTACAACAGCCCACAGCTCAAGGACTTCTTCAGA gGTGGTGAGGTCACAAGACCTCTGGATCCCTCCCCTCTGTCTTCTGCTGGGCCTCTGCCTCCCCCTCTCATTCCTCTTCCTAAACGAAGGGCCTCGGACTGTGAACCTgctgaagaagaggagggaagGGAGGCTCCTACTTTACCCCAGGATCTGGGCACCAACCTGAGCTTAGAAGTGGGAGAACCGGAAGTAGCAGCTGAGGCCTACAGTGAAATCGGAGGTTCCccgacagaagaagaaggagaggagcTTAGTGATGCAGAACTGGATGATCGAG TTCCATCTCCTGAACCATCTCCAGCAAGAAACCACCGACAGTCAGAAGAGACCCAGGAAGAATTTGATGCACTGTTTGACTCCGTGGCTGAAGAGCAAATCCCATCTCCAAAGGAagatgttcctcctccactCTCTGATAATGACTTGGCTGTCTTTGATCCCTGCTATAAAGAAG ATAGATCAAATTCCTCCACGGATCACTCAGAATTGTTCTCGCTGCCACCAGCCAGTCTGAATGGAGGCGAGGCAGGATACTTGAACCAAGCCGCCAGTGAGCTAACAGCTGCCatggagagggagaaggagggagaattTAGTTCTGCCATTCGTGGATACCGGACGGCGGTGGATATTCTGATCACTGGAGTTCAGG GAGACCCTGATCCAGTACGGAAGGAGTCTGTGATGCGACGGACCGCCCAGTATCTGAAGCATGCCGAGATGTTGGTCGACAGGCACtcctcacccacacacactcatacacccacacacacacatgcacaggaccCGTAG
- the plaa gene encoding phospholipase A-2-activating protein gives MASSNSYKLRCSIPGHEMDVRGLATAVFPEGSFVSVSRDRTGRVWVPNSSPDRGFTEMHCMSGHSNFVSCVCIIAPSETYPRGLIATGGNDNNICVFTLDQPQPLFTLKGHKNTVCTLSSGKFGTLLSGSWDTTAKVWLNEKCMMTLQGHSAAVWAVIILPEQGLMLSGSADKTIKLWKAGRCEKTFTGHEDCVRGLAVISNTEFFSCSNDTSIRRWLVTGECVQVYYSHTNFIYSLAVFPNGQDFVSTGEDRTLRIWRNGECSQTIRLPAQSVWCCCVLPNGDIAVGASDGIIRVFTESEDRMASVEDLQAFEDELSKATIDPKTGDLGDIKVEDLPGREHLNEPGNRDGQTRLIKDGQKVEAYQWSVSDGRWMKIGDVVGGSNQQTSKSVMYEGKEYDYVFTIDVNEGGPSMKLPYNVSEDPWLTAHNFLQKNDLSPMFLDQVANFIIENTKGHVVGPAQPAGGDPFTGGARYIPGSADDRPGFGADPFTGSGRYIPGSGPNPGAPAGVSDPFTGGSAYSSAALRQTTTNIYFPKTDGVTFEQANASQIIAKLKELNGGAPQEHKFSEEILESLESLLLSVSGPNSSEPPLTIQQINLLWKASHWPDDIVFPVLDIMRLAVRHPQVNETLCGEAEGVQLCNHLLSLMRPEGRPANQMLVLRTLCNCFSGRHGRALLMAQRETVLSRAADLATVCNKNIHVALATLVLNYAGCLHSQPDLEAKAQCLSVASRALETVQDREAVFRLLVALGTTVASDQTAKDLARSLGVNSQISKYSSVSDPAKVGECCQLILKELQ, from the exons ATGGCATCGTCTAACTCATATAAACTCAGGTGTTCCATCCCGGGCCACGAAATGGACGTCAGGGGGCTTGCGACCGCCGTTTTCCCCGAAGGATCTTTCGTGTCTGTGTCCAGAGATCGAACCGGCAGAGTCTGGGTACCAAACTCAAG TCCAGACAGAGGCTTCACAGAGATGCACTGTATGTCTGGCCACTCAAATTTTGTATCCTGTGTATGCATCATTGCACCCAGTGAAACATATCCTCGGGGACTTATTGCCACAGGTGGGAATGATaacaacatttgtgtttttacactGGACCAACCACAGCCCCTATTCACTCTCAAAGGTCACAAAAATACAG TTTGCACTCTGTCGTCTGGAAAGTTTGGGACCCTTTTAAGCGGCTCCTGGGACACCACAGCCAAAGTCTGGCTCAATGAAAAGTGCATGATGACTTTGCAG GGCCACTCTGCAGCAGTGTGGGCAGTGATCATCTTACCAGAACAGGGTCTTATGCTTTCTGGATCAGCAGATAAGACAATAAAGCTTTGGAAGGCTGGCCGATGTGAGAAGACGTTTACAG GTCATGAGGACTGTGTCCGAGGACTAGCAGTGATCAGCAACACAGAGTTCTTCTCTTGCAGCAATGACACGAGTATCAGAAGGTGGCTAGTGACAGGCGAATGTGTACAAGTCTATTACAGTCACACCAACTTCATCTACAGCTTAGCTGTCTTCCCCAATGGCCAag ATTTTGTAAGCACAGGGGAGGACAGGACTCTGAGGATATGGAGGAATGGAGAATGCTCTCAGACCATCCGGCTGCCTGCCCAGTCTGTCTGGTGCTGCTGTGTTCTGCCTAATGGTGACATAGCTGTTGGAGCCAG TGATGGCATTATCCGTGTGTTTACGGAGTCTGAGGACCGCATGGCTAGTGTAGAGGACCTGCAGGCCTTTGAGGATGAGCTCTCCAAAGCCACTATCGACCCCAAGACAGGCGACCTCGGAGACATCAAAGTGGAGGATCTTCCTGGAAGGGAACACCTTAATGAGCCTG GGAATCGTGACGGACAGACGCGGTTGATCAAAGATGGACAGAAGGTGGAGGCATATCAGTGGAGTGTCAGCGATGGCCGCTGGATGAAAATTGGAGATGTGGTCGGAGGCTCAAACCAACAGACATCCAAGAGTGTGATGTACGAAGGAAAG GAATACGACTACGTCTTCACCATCGATGTGAACGAAGGAGGACCGTCTATGAAGCTGCCTTACAACGTGTCAGAAGACCCCTGGCTGACAGCGCACAACTTTCTACAGAAGAATGACCTCAGCCCCATGTTCCTCGACCAGGTTGCCAATTTTATCATTGAGAACACAAAAGGGCACGTGGTGGGACCCGCCCAGCCTGCTGGTGGTGATCCATTCACCG GAGGAGCTCGATACATCCCTGGTTCTGCTGATGACCGACCAGGCTTTGGAGCTGATCCCTTCACAG GGTCTGGTCGCTACATCCCAGGGTCGGGTCCAAACCCAGGTGCCCCTGCTGGTGTGTCAGATCCCTTCACAG GAGGAAGTGCGTACTCTTCAGCAGCCCTGAGACAGACAACAACCAATATCTACTTCCCCAAGACTGATGGTGTGACCTTTGAGCAAGCAAATGCCTCACAGATCATCG CCAAATTGAAGGAGCTGAATGGAGGTGCGCCTCAGGAGCACAAGTTCTCCGAAGAAATTCTGGAAAGTCTTGAGAGTCTGCTGTTGTCGGTGTCTGGGCCCAACTCCTCTGAGCCTCCACTGACCATCCAACAGATCAACCTGCTGTGGAAAGCTTCTCACTGGCCCGATG ACATAGTGTTTCCTGTACTGGACATTATGAGGCTGGCAGTGCGCCACCCGCAGGTTAATGAGACCCTCTGTGGCGAGGCGGAGGGAGTCCAACTGTGCAACCACCTGCTGAGCCTAATGAGGCCTGAGGGGCGTCCTGCCAACCAGATGCTGGTGCTGCGGACTCTGTGTAACTGCTTCAGCGGCAGGCATGGCCGAGCTCTCCTCATGGCCCAGCGCGAAACGGTGCTATCGCGTGCTGCCGACTTGGCCACCGTCTGCAATAAGAACATCCACGTCGCTCTGGCCACTCTGGTGTTGAACTATGCCGGCTGCCTGCACAGCCAGCCCGACCTCGAGGCCAAGGCCCAGTGTCTGTCGGTGGCCAGTCGAGCTCTGGAGACGGTACAAGACAGGGAGGCTGTATTTAGGCTGCTGGTGGCCTTGGGAACCACTGTGGCCTCAGACCAGACGGCCAAGGACCTGGCTCGCTCGCTGGGGGTCAACTCTCAGATTTCCAAGTACTCGTCGGTGTCCGATCCGGCGAAGGTGGGCGAGTGTTGTCAGCTGATCTTAAAAGAACTACAATGA
- the zdhhc21 gene encoding palmitoyltransferase ZDHHC21, with the protein MKLRLHFVVDPMGWLCISMVFGIWLYNTFFIPKLVLLPHYNEGHIPWAIVVCYYIASALCVLALFRASTADPGRLPVDPHIPHSEREHWELCNKCNLMRPKRSHHCSRCGHCVRRMDHHCPWINNCVGEDNHWLFLQLCFYAQVLSLFTLVLDFCQYYYFQPLTELDQEKFTTRHELALLRVSALMGVVMFGGMSSLFYTQITGILSDMTTIEKMAQFTNEIYGVKKSWQWALAEVCGTRWKLLWLLPLRSRQPLQAGYHFRTHV; encoded by the exons ATGAAGCTTCGCCTGCACTTCGTGGTGGACCCTATGGGCTGGCTGTGCATCAGCATGGTGTTCGGGATCTGGCTCTACAACACTTTCTTTATTCCCAAACTGGTTCTACTTCCACACTACAATGAAGGACACATCCCGTGGGCCATAGTTGTTT GCTATTACATAGCATCAGCGCTCTGCGTCTTGGCCCTGTTCAGAGCTTCCACAGCAGATCCTGGGCGTCTTCCGGTGGACCCCCACATACCTCACTCTG AGAGAGAGCATTGGGAGTTGTGCAATAAGTGCAACTTAATGAGGCCGAAAAGGTCGCACCACTGCAGTCGCTGTGGCCACTGTGTGCGCAGGATGGACCACCACTGTCCTTG GATTAATAACTGCGTTGGAGAAGATAACCACTGGCTCTTCCTGCAGCTGTGTTTCTATGCTCAGGTCCTCAGTTTATTCACATTGGTGCTGGACTTCTGCCAGTACTATTACTTCCAGCCGCTGACAGAACTAGACCAG GAGAAATTTACAACACGCCATGAACTGGCTCTGCTGAGAGTGTCAGCACTCATGGGTGTGGTCATGTTCGGTGGCATGTCCAGCTTGTTTTACACCCAAATAACGGGCATCCTTTCT GATATGACCACCATTGAGAAAATGGCTCAGTTCACAAATGAAAT ATATGGCGTTAAGAAATCCTGGCAGTGGGCGCTGGCTGAAGTTTGCGGTACTCGCTGGAAACTCCTGTGGCTTCTCCCTCTCCGAAGCAGACAGCCGCTCCAGGCCGGCTACCACTTCCGCACTCATGTGTAA